The following DNA comes from Streptomyces sp. NBC_00273.
GCGCCGGGTGGTCCTGCGAGCTGAGCACCAGGAAGCGAGAATCGCTGGAGGCGTCCCGGAGTAGCGCAAATGCTTCCATCACTTCTTCTGGACGGTCCGCGTCCAGGATTATTACGTGTGGCTCCACGCTCTCCGCGATGCTCACGGCCTCGGCACCGAAACCGACGCAGCCGACGACCTGCATATCAAATTCACCGTTCAACGTCACGCCGAGTGACTCGCGAAACAATGCTTGATGATCGACGAGTAAGACTTTGATGTCCCGCGCGGTCATCCCTACGCCCCCCGTTGGCATATGAAGTACGTGCATCAGTCAATCAGACGGATCGCGCCCATCCTAAGCAGGCAGGGTTCAGATCAAGCAAGTCCAAGACAATGGGTTTGTAAACCTTTCGCAAAATACCTCATCCACCTAACGGTAGGTGCACAGAAAGATGGTTGGACACCACGCAGCGCACTCTCTCTAAATATCGAGATAGTGCTGTTGGACTTCGAGAGCTGGGCTACCTGAATATACGTGTGCGGGCAGCCGGTGCGCGGTCGCGCTCTCGGATGACATGTGAATGGCTCAAATGAGTGGTCGTCAATTCATCGTCTCCGGTTTAATGCCTGCGGGTGCGGTAGAGGCGTACGGCGAGCGGAGCGAAGACGGCGAGCATCGCCAGCGAACAGATCATGGTTGCGGCCTCGGGGTGTTGCATGGGCCATGCCGGGGCCGCGTCGGCCGGGTGAGGGGCGCCGAGCTGATTGCGGACCGCCACGGTCAGTACGTTGAGGGGATTCCAGTGCGCCACCGTCTTCAATGCGGACGGCATGTTGGCAGTGGGGACGAACGCGCTGGACAGGAGGGTCGATCCGAACGTCAGGAGGAGTCCGAACTGCTGCAGCCCCTCGGCGCTGCGGAACAGCATGCCGAGACAGGACATCCCCCAGTTGAGCGCGTACGCGAACAGTAGGATCAGGCCGAATGCGGCCGCGACGTGAGGGGCACCGGCGTGGACGCGCCATCCGATGGCCGTTCCGGTGACTGCCAGCAGAGCGGCGGCGACCGCTGTGGTGAGCAGGGCGGCCAGGCTCTGCCCGACAAGCACACCGGCCCCCGACATGGGTAGTGACCGGAAGCGGTCGATGATGCCGTTGGTCATGTCGCTGTTGACGGCAACCGCTGTGCCCGTGGCCGCCGAGGCCACGGTCATGGCGAACATGCCGGGCACCAGGTAGTCGTGATAGTCGATGCCCCCTGGCAGGCTGACCGTGTCGCCCAGGACAGCCGCGAACAGCAGGGTGAGGGCGACCGGGGTGAGGGCGATGCCGATGAGCGTCTGCGGCCGACTGAGCGTACGGGCCAGGAACCGGCGCGCGAGGACGAGAGCGTTGCTGATCATTTGACGTACCTGGCCCGCCGGAGGGCGGGGGTCCGGGTCAAGTCCGGTGCCGGATGGGGCGAGAGCAGACATCTGTGCGGCAACTCCCTTGGCGTGACGAGGTCAGTGGATGACAGCCGCGGCACCGTCGCGCGCCGTCGGATTCCTGTGCTCAGCGGTGAGGGCGAGGAAGGCCTCGTCGAGGGAGGGTCGGCGTAGCGCACAGTCGTCCAGGCTGATACCGGCTGCCTGCATCGACAGCACGACGTCCGTGGCCAGTTGGGGCCGTTCGTCCACGTGGACGAGAATGCGGCGGGTCACCGAGTCGATGGTGGCCGGCCCGGTGGTGAAGTCACCGAGCACGAACGCCGCGGTGGGCAGGTCGCCACCCGACGAGACGCACACCTCCAGTCGGCCGGGGCCGGCCGCGGCCTTCAGGCGGGCCGGAGTGCCGTCAGCGACGACGCGGCCCCGGTCGAGGATCACAAGGCGGTCGGCGAGTCGGTCGGCCTCTTCCAGGTGTTGCGTAGCCAGAACGAGGGTCGTGCCCTCGGCCACCAGTTCCTTCACTGCGTCCCACATGGCGTGCTGGCTGCGGGGGTCGAAACCAGCGGTCGGCTCGTCGAGAAGCAGGATCCGGGGGCGGGCGACCAGGCAGGCGGCCAGGTCCAGCCGACGCCGTGCAGCACTCGAGTACGACTTCACCGGCCGTTCGGCCTCGGCCGTCAGGCCGAATTCCCCGAGGAGCTCATCGGCCCGGTTCCTCGCCGCCGTACGCCCCATCCCGGAAAGCCTGCCGATCATGGTCAGGTTCTCCCGGCCGCCCAGAAACTCATCCAGGGCCTCCCGCTGCCCGGCGAACCCGATGGCCCTGCGCACCGCCGGTGCAGCACGGCACACGTCGTAGCCGCCGACGGCGACCCGGCCGCTGTCCGGCTTCAGGAGGGTGGCCAGAACTCGCAGCGTGGTCGTCTTTCCAGCTCCACCGGGGCCGAGTACCCCCACCACGCTGCCGGTATCCGCTGTGAAGCTCACGCCTCGCAGCGCCTGCGTTCTACCGAAGCGCTTGGTCAGTCCTTCGACACTGATGGCAATGTCCTGCCGGGTTGCATCAGACATAGCGGTTCCTTTCCATGCACGCCGTGTGCGGCACCGGGGACCTCGTAGGCCTGCGATGCGACCCGCTGACAACGGTGTGCTTCGCGATGCTGCGGCCCGCCCTGGATTCACGCGATGCGATCGTTGCGACCGGCCATCAGGTAGCAGGCTGGGGCTTGCCTTTCGGCAGCAGGAGAGCCGGGACGACAGCGAGCGAGGTCAGTGCCAGGGCCCACGTGAAGGTGTGAGCGAAGGCGGAGTCGGGGGTCGCAGCCGTGCCGACGGCCTGCTGGAGGAGAACGGCGAGGAAGACGGTTCCGAGAGTGCCGCCGACTTGCTGGAGGATCCGGCTGGCGCTGGTGGCGGGGGCGATCTGCGCCGGGGAGAGTCCGCGGTAGGTGCTGGTGAAGGCGGACAGGGTGACCGTGCCGAGCCCCAGGCCGGTGACGAACGTCGCCGCGCCGAGCAGAAGGGCGCTGGTGTGCGGTCCCACCAGAGCGAAGGGCACAATCCCGCCGGCAGCCAGCACCATGCCGGTGAGGGTGATGGTGCGTTCGGCTCCGGTCCTGTCGATGAGCTTGCCCACCTTTGACATGGCCAAGGCCATGCCACATCCGAGCGGCGCCAGCAGCAGGCCCGCGTGCAGGACGGAGGCGCCTCGGGCCTGCTGGTAGTAGAGCGGGAGCAGGAACAGTGCGCCGTAGAACGATCCGCCGAAGAGGAACAACATCATCGAGGAAGCGGTGAAGGAACGTACCTTGAACAGCCTCAGGTCGAGGATCGGGGTGATCTTCGTCTGGAGGGCGTGGAAGGTGTAGCAGACCAGCAGGACCGCGGCGGCGGCCAGGCCGATCAGCGCGGTTCCCGAGAGATCACCGCCGTTGTTGCCGATCTCGGAGATGCCGAACACCAGGCTGCCCAGCCCGAGCGGCAGCAGGATCAGACCCAGCCCGTCCAGACGGACGGTGGCGGTGTGCTCGTGGTCCCGGGGCAGCATGCGCCAGGACAGGGCCAGCGCGAGGAGGCACAGGGGGGCGTTGATGTAGAAGGCCCAGCGCCAGTCGAGCGAGTTGATGACCAGGCCGCCGAGCACGGGACCCAGAACGGGGGTGAGGCTGCCGGGGACCGCTACGAAGACCATCGCCCGGCCCATGCGTTCCTTGCCGGCGGCGCGGGCGAGGATCGTGCGGACCAGCGGCAGGAGCATGCCACCGCCCAAGCCCTGCAGGACCCGGAAACCGATCAGGCTGCCGGTCGACCAGGCCATCCCGCACAGCATCGAGCCAGCAAGGAAGACCGTCAGCGAGGTCAGCCACATCCTGCGGGCACCGAAACGGTCCACCGCCCAGGCGGTGAGCGGCACGATCATGGTCAGTGCCAGGAGGTACGCCGTACTGACCCACTGAATGGTGCCGACTGCGGCGTGGAAGTCGGAGCGCAGTGAGTCGATCGCGACGTTCACGATCGTGGTGTCCAGGCCAGCGGCGAAGCTGCCCAGCATCAGGACCAGCGCGAGGCGGACCAGGGCCGGGTCCAGGGGGTCCTGGTCGGGCTGTCGGCCAGCGGTTTTCCTGCGAGGGAGGAGTCCGGCACGGTTCATTGCGTCTCCAGGTTTTCAACTAGACCGTCTAGTCTTCTCACAAAGTAGACTGGACCGTCTGGTCTAGGCAAGTGGTACGATCAGGCCATGTCAGAGACGAGCGCCACCACCGACACGGGCCGCTCGCCGGCCAAGCGCCGAGCAATCCTCCAAGCGGCGAGCAAAGTGTTCGTGCGCGAGGGCTACAAGGGTGCGAGCGTGGATTCGATCGCCGCTGCGGCCGGGGTGGCCAAGCAGACGGTCTACGGCCACTTCGGCAACAAGGAACAGCTCTTCCTCGCCGTGGTCGAACAGGCCCGCAACTCCGGCGGTATCGGTCCGGAACGCCTGGCCACGCTCATCGCGGACACCGGTGACGCGCGCACGGACCTGGAGGCCGCGGGTGAACGCCTACTGCGGGCCATCACCTCGCCCGAGCAGGCCGCCCTGCACCGCCTGACGATTGCGGAGGCCCCGCTCCACCCCGAGCTGCAACGGTCCTGGCGGGACGACGGGGCCACCCAGGCGATCGCGGTGGTCGCCGCGTACCTGACTGCCTGCGCGGCACGGGGGGAGCTCAGCATGCCCGACCCGGCCCGCGCGGCACGCCAGTTCACGATCTTGCTCAGCGCGGAAGGGCAGGTGCGCTCACTGCGCGGCCTGCACCAGCTGACCGATTCCGAGCTCCGTGACATCGCCCGGGACACGACGGATCTCATCATCCGCGCCTACCGCCCGTAGGCACGGAGAGCAGAAGAGCACAGAAGACGGCCGGGGGCGTCTTCTGTGCGAGCCGACCGCGATGCGGGGCCGGAATGCGCGTCCACCGCGGAGCGGATCATTCCAAATGCTTGGCCGAAAGCGGACCATAACGGTCAATCGGCCTTATTCCACAGGGCCCCGTTACATCGAAAGGTACACAGGGGGGTACACCGTGCGATCGCCCACCGCACAACCTTCAGGACCTCCCATTGCTGGTGATCCTTGAAGAAGGTTAGCGTTCCGGGCACACCCCCCAGCAGAAGGACACCCGGAATGGAATTCAAAATTCTTGGCCCTCTCGAGGTCTCGCACAACGGGCATCTATGCACGCCACGCGCCCCCAAGGTCAAGCAGGTCCTCGCTCTTCTGCTGTTACGGGCGAACCAGGTGGTGAGTCTGGATTCGTTCATCGAGGAACTCTGGGGAGAAAAGTCTCCCCAGACCGCTGTCACCACCACCCAAACCTACATCTACCATCTGCGCAAGGCCCTGATCCGTGCGAACGACAAGAATCAGACGGAGGAGAAAATCCGGACTGCCGCACCCGGCTATATCCTGCGGGCGGAAGAGGAGAATCTCGACATCAAAAGATTCGATTCCTTCATCGCTCGTGCTCAGTCGTCCATGGCGGTCGGAGAGTTCGGACGCGCTTCCCAATACGCCAGCCAGGCACTCGCCCTGTGGCGCGGGGCCCCCCTCGCCGGAGTGGATTGCGGAAACATACTGCGCGGCTACACGGTCAACCTTGAGGAGCGGCACATCGCCGCGCTGGAACTCCGGGTACGGGCCGAGATGGAGCTCGGCAACTACCGCGAGATGATCGCCGATCTCCGCTCCCTGGTGACCGTCCACCCGCTCAACGAGTGGTTGCACGCCCAGCTGATCATCGCGCTGAACAAGTCGGGACGGCGCAGCGAGGCCCTGCACGCCTATCAGACGGTGCGGGACCTGTTGCGTCGCGAACTCGGGCTGGAGCCTTCGCTCGAGCTGTGGCGGCTTCACCAGGAGATCCTCGCAGCAAGCTCACGGTCCCACCCTGCGCACGGTCCGGTCCCCTCTTCGCACGGTCTGGTCCCCTCAGCGCCCCGGCGCAGCCCGGCGCATCGAGCGTCCGTACCCGCCCTCTGAGCGAGGGAGAACCGGCGGGCAGCAGGAAGCAGCGCAACGCCGCGAGGGGAAGGCGGCTGCAGCATGCGACCCCCGAGATGAGCGTGTGGATCGGTCTTCGAGTCAGCCTCGATCCCGCCATCGCATTCTCTGATCCAGCCCGTCAATTTGACCGCTGGAAGGCGTGGCCTGGGAATAGTCAGCGGAGGGAGTTATGGTGACTGGAATACCCGAGGGGCGCCGCGTCGTCATCACGGGAATCGGCGTGGTGGCCCCTGGTGGAATCGGCAGGAAGCAGTACTGGGAACTGCTCACGTCAGGACGTACGGCGACCCGCACCATCTCGTTGTTTGACGCGTCGCCCTTCCGTTCCCGGGTGGCGGCAGAGTGTGATTTCGACCCGCTCAGTGCAGGCCTCAGCCGTCGGCAGATCCGACAGTGGGACCGCACCACGCAATTCGCGGTCGTGGCCGGCAAAGAGGCGTTGGAGGACAGCGGAATCCTGGGCCAGTCAAATCCGCACCGGACCGGCGTGATGATGGGGACGGCTTGTGGCAGCACCATGAGCCTCGACAGCGAGTACGCCCTCGTCAGCGATGAGGGCAAGTCGTGGCTGGTGGACGAGTTCCACGGCTCGCCCTATCTGTACGACTACTTCGTGCCGTCCTCCATGGCCGCGGAGCTCGCCTGGATCACTGATGCGCAGGGCCCGGTGGGCGTGGTGTCCACCGGTTGCACCTCCGGCATCGACGTTCTGGGGCACGCGGCGGACCTGATCCGCGAAGGCCACGCCGACGTGATCACTGCGGGCGCGTCCGATGCGGCGATCTCGCCCATCACCGTGGCCTGTTTCGACGCCATCAAGGCGACCTCCGCGCGCAACGACAGCCCGGAGACCGCTTCCCGGCCGTTCGACCGCACGCGTAACGGCTTCGTGCTCGGTGAGGGCTGCGCGGTGTTCGTCCTGGAGGAGCTGGAGCACGCGCGGCGACGTGACGCCCATGTGTACGCCGAGCTCTCCGGCCATGCCTCCCGGTGCAACGCGTACTCCATGACCGGGCTGAGCGACGAGGGTCTGGAGATGTCGGACGCCATCACCGCCGCCATGGACATGTCCCGCTTCAACCCCGGCGACATCGACTACGTGAACGCCCACGGGTCGTCCACCAAGCAGAACGACCGGCACGAGACCAGCGCGCTCAAGCGCAGTCTGGGACATCACGCCTACCGCACGCCGGTCAGCTCCATCAAGTCGATGATCGGGCACTCCCTGGGCGCGATCGGCGCCCTGGAGACGGCGGCCTGTGCGCTGGCCGTCGAGCACTCGGTGATCCCGCCGACGGCCAACCTGCACGAGCCGGACCCGGAATGCGACCTCGACTACGTGCCGCTGGTGGCCCGTGAGCGCACAGTCGACACGGTGCTCAGCGTGGCCAGCGGCTTCGGCGGCTTCCAGAGCGCGCTGGTGTTGAACAAGCCGGAGCGGAGGATGGCGTGAGCAGCGCCACCGGCACGACGGTACGGTCCGTGATCACCGGGATCGGCGTCGTCGCCCCTACGGGGCTCAACACCTGCGACTACTGGTCGGCCGTGCTGCGCGGTGAGAGCGGCATCCGCCGGATCACCCGCTTCGACCCGTCCGGCTACTCAGCTGAACTCGCCGGTGAGATACCGCAGTACGAGCCCTCCGCGCACCTGCCCAGTCGGCTGCTGCCGCAGACCGACCGGATGACGCGACTCGCGCTCATCGCGGCGGAGGAAGCCCTCACGGATGCGGACGCAGCGCCCAGGGACATGCCCCCCTTCGCGTGCGGGGTGGTCACCGCGGCCTCGGCGGGGGGCTTCGAGTTCGGGCAGACGGAACTCCAGGCGCTGTGGGGCAAGGGCGGCAAGTACGTGAGCGCCTATCAGTCGTTCGCCTGGTTCTACCCGGTCAACAGCGGCCAGATCTCCATCCGGCACGGGCTGCGCGGCCCCGGCAGCGCCATCGTGTCCGAGCAGGCCGGCGGTCTTGACGCCATCGCCAAGGCCCGGCGCCATGTCCGCTCCGGCACCCCGCTCATGGTCACCGGCGGGGTCGACGGCTCGCTGTCGCCCTGGAGTTGGCTGTGCATCATCCGCTCCGGGCGCCTGAGCCTCTCCCGCGACCCGCGCAGCGCCTACGTCCCCTTCGACCGGCGGGCGCAGGGTTCGGTCGTCGGCGAGGGCGGTGCCCTGCTGATCCTGGAGGACGCCGCACAGGCAAGGGAGCGCGGCGCGGCGCACCGCTACGGCGAGGTGGCGGGCTACGCCTCGACCTTCGACCCGCGCCCCGGGTCCGGCCGTGAACCGGGTCTGCGTCGGGCGATCGAACTGGCCCTGTCGGATGCGTCGATGGCGCCCGACGACATCGACGTGGTGTTCGCCGACGCGTGCGGCGTCCCCGAGCTCGACCGGATCGAGGCCGAGGCCCTGGCCGCGGTCTTCGGCCCGCGCGGGGTGGCGGTTACCGCTCCCAAGACCATGACGGGCCGGCTGCTTGCGGGCGGTGGGTCCCTCGACGTCGCCACTGCCCTGCTCGCCATCCGCGACAAGGTCATCCCCCCCACCGTCCACGTCGATGCCCCCGCTCATGGGGAGCTGCTCGACCTGGTCCGTGACGTCCCGCGCGAGGGAAAGCTCTCCAACGCGCTGGTTGTCGCCCGCGGCCTGGGCGGTTTCAACTCCGCCCTGGTCGTACGCCGGGCCACCTGAGACCGGCTCCGCCTGGCCTCGGGACTACTCGAGGGCCACCTGCCACGGGCTCCCTGACAAGAGCCGCTTT
Coding sequences within:
- a CDS encoding AfsR/SARP family transcriptional regulator yields the protein MEFKILGPLEVSHNGHLCTPRAPKVKQVLALLLLRANQVVSLDSFIEELWGEKSPQTAVTTTQTYIYHLRKALIRANDKNQTEEKIRTAAPGYILRAEEENLDIKRFDSFIARAQSSMAVGEFGRASQYASQALALWRGAPLAGVDCGNILRGYTVNLEERHIAALELRVRAEMELGNYREMIADLRSLVTVHPLNEWLHAQLIIALNKSGRRSEALHAYQTVRDLLRRELGLEPSLELWRLHQEILAASSRSHPAHGPVPSSHGLVPSAPRRSPAHRASVPAL
- a CDS encoding ABC transporter permease, translated to MISNALVLARRFLARTLSRPQTLIGIALTPVALTLLFAAVLGDTVSLPGGIDYHDYLVPGMFAMTVASAATGTAVAVNSDMTNGIIDRFRSLPMSGAGVLVGQSLAALLTTAVAAALLAVTGTAIGWRVHAGAPHVAAAFGLILLFAYALNWGMSCLGMLFRSAEGLQQFGLLLTFGSTLLSSAFVPTANMPSALKTVAHWNPLNVLTVAVRNQLGAPHPADAAPAWPMQHPEAATMICSLAMLAVFAPLAVRLYRTRRH
- a CDS encoding beta-ketoacyl-[acyl-carrier-protein] synthase family protein; the protein is MVTGIPEGRRVVITGIGVVAPGGIGRKQYWELLTSGRTATRTISLFDASPFRSRVAAECDFDPLSAGLSRRQIRQWDRTTQFAVVAGKEALEDSGILGQSNPHRTGVMMGTACGSTMSLDSEYALVSDEGKSWLVDEFHGSPYLYDYFVPSSMAAELAWITDAQGPVGVVSTGCTSGIDVLGHAADLIREGHADVITAGASDAAISPITVACFDAIKATSARNDSPETASRPFDRTRNGFVLGEGCAVFVLEELEHARRRDAHVYAELSGHASRCNAYSMTGLSDEGLEMSDAITAAMDMSRFNPGDIDYVNAHGSSTKQNDRHETSALKRSLGHHAYRTPVSSIKSMIGHSLGAIGALETAACALAVEHSVIPPTANLHEPDPECDLDYVPLVARERTVDTVLSVASGFGGFQSALVLNKPERRMA
- a CDS encoding ATP-binding cassette domain-containing protein, which gives rise to MSDATRQDIAISVEGLTKRFGRTQALRGVSFTADTGSVVGVLGPGGAGKTTTLRVLATLLKPDSGRVAVGGYDVCRAAPAVRRAIGFAGQREALDEFLGGRENLTMIGRLSGMGRTAARNRADELLGEFGLTAEAERPVKSYSSAARRRLDLAACLVARPRILLLDEPTAGFDPRSQHAMWDAVKELVAEGTTLVLATQHLEEADRLADRLVILDRGRVVADGTPARLKAAAGPGRLEVCVSSGGDLPTAAFVLGDFTTGPATIDSVTRRILVHVDERPQLATDVVLSMQAAGISLDDCALRRPSLDEAFLALTAEHRNPTARDGAAAVIH
- a CDS encoding ketosynthase chain-length factor; translated protein: MSSATGTTVRSVITGIGVVAPTGLNTCDYWSAVLRGESGIRRITRFDPSGYSAELAGEIPQYEPSAHLPSRLLPQTDRMTRLALIAAEEALTDADAAPRDMPPFACGVVTAASAGGFEFGQTELQALWGKGGKYVSAYQSFAWFYPVNSGQISIRHGLRGPGSAIVSEQAGGLDAIAKARRHVRSGTPLMVTGGVDGSLSPWSWLCIIRSGRLSLSRDPRSAYVPFDRRAQGSVVGEGGALLILEDAAQARERGAAHRYGEVAGYASTFDPRPGSGREPGLRRAIELALSDASMAPDDIDVVFADACGVPELDRIEAEALAAVFGPRGVAVTAPKTMTGRLLAGGGSLDVATALLAIRDKVIPPTVHVDAPAHGELLDLVRDVPREGKLSNALVVARGLGGFNSALVVRRAT
- a CDS encoding TetR/AcrR family transcriptional regulator; translation: MSETSATTDTGRSPAKRRAILQAASKVFVREGYKGASVDSIAAAAGVAKQTVYGHFGNKEQLFLAVVEQARNSGGIGPERLATLIADTGDARTDLEAAGERLLRAITSPEQAALHRLTIAEAPLHPELQRSWRDDGATQAIAVVAAYLTACAARGELSMPDPARAARQFTILLSAEGQVRSLRGLHQLTDSELRDIARDTTDLIIRAYRP
- a CDS encoding DHA2 family efflux MFS transporter permease subunit, with amino-acid sequence MNRAGLLPRRKTAGRQPDQDPLDPALVRLALVLMLGSFAAGLDTTIVNVAIDSLRSDFHAAVGTIQWVSTAYLLALTMIVPLTAWAVDRFGARRMWLTSLTVFLAGSMLCGMAWSTGSLIGFRVLQGLGGGMLLPLVRTILARAAGKERMGRAMVFVAVPGSLTPVLGPVLGGLVINSLDWRWAFYINAPLCLLALALSWRMLPRDHEHTATVRLDGLGLILLPLGLGSLVFGISEIGNNGGDLSGTALIGLAAAAVLLVCYTFHALQTKITPILDLRLFKVRSFTASSMMLFLFGGSFYGALFLLPLYYQQARGASVLHAGLLLAPLGCGMALAMSKVGKLIDRTGAERTITLTGMVLAAGGIVPFALVGPHTSALLLGAATFVTGLGLGTVTLSAFTSTYRGLSPAQIAPATSASRILQQVGGTLGTVFLAVLLQQAVGTAATPDSAFAHTFTWALALTSLAVVPALLLPKGKPQPAT